In the Ornithinimicrobium pratense genome, CAGGGCCGATGAGCCGGCCTGCGCCGGAGGTCGTTACCCCGCACCTGCTGCGGGGATGGCCGCTGCCCGAGCTGAAGGCCGACAAGGAGTCCCGGGGCCGGGTCCTGATCGTGGGCGGCAGCCGCTACAACCCCGGCGGGGCGCTGCTCGCGGCCGAGGCCGCCCTGCGCGTGGGTGCGGGCAAGGTCCAGGTCGTGACCACCGAGTCCACCGCCACCGCACTGGCCGTCGCCCTGCCCGAGACGATGGTCCGGGGCGTGTCCGAGGACAGCACCGGGCAGCTGACGCTGGAGGCTGCTGACATCGCCGTCGAGCTGGCGCAGGAGTGCGAGGCGGTGCTCATCGGCCCCGGCCTGGGCGACCCGGAGTCGGCTCGAGCACTGACGGCCCGGATCCTGCCGGGTCTGCAGACGAGCGTGGTGCTCGACGCGCTGGCGCTGGTCGCCGTCACCGAGGATCCGTCCTGCCTGGAGCACCTGCAGGGCCGGGCCGTCCTCACCCCCAACCTGACCGAGCTGGCCCGCACCTTGGGCTGGGAGGACGCCAAGGTGGAGGCCGACCCGCGCGAGGCGGCGCTCCGGCTCGCCGCCCGGACCGGCGTCTGCATCTCCTCGGGCGGCGTCGTGACCTGGACGGCCCACCCCGACGGCCGGTCGTGGGCCGGCGCGGTCGGTGGGCCGGGACTGGGCACCTCCGGCTCGGGTGACGTCAAGGCGGGGGCGGTCACCGGCCTCTGCGGTCGCGGGGCCGAACCCTCCCAGGCCGCGGTGTGGGGCAGCCACCTGCACGGCAGCGCCGGCGACCGGCTCACGGCTGAGCTGGGGCCGGCCGGCTTCCTGGCGCGAGAGCTCACCCTGCAGATCCCACGGGTACTGGCTGAGCTGGATACCTGAAGCGTCGGCGTTCTTCTTCCACCGGCCTGGTGTCCGGGGAGGCTGTCCCAACCCGCACACACGGGCGCACACGGGCGGTGCCCCGCCGACGGGGAGGTCGACGGGGCACCGCGTGCGGGGGCTAGCCAGGTCAGTCGCGACCCAGCAGGTCCTCCAGCTCCTCGATCACCTTGTCGGCGACCGCGTCGGTCCCACCGAGCACGACGACCTTCTCCGGCCACAACCGCTCCAGAGCACGCTCGATCGCACCGGGCAGACCATCATGGCGGGTGATCAACAACGGCTCATGATCCGAGCCAGCCTTCGCGCCACCAGCCAACGCATCCGGCCAGTTCTGACCAGAAGCCAGGTAGACCGTGTCCGCGCTCGCGACCTCAGCGAACAACCGGGCCGAGGTGATCCACCGGTTCAGACCACCAGTACGCGTCGTCGGCGCCCACTGACGCAGCTCACGCACCACCGACTGGTCCACCGCACCCTCAGCACCCAGGACCGTGATCTGGCTCGGAGCCAGCGCATCCAGAGCAGCAGCAGTCGCCGACGGGATCTCCGTACGACGGACCAACAGCACCGGGTAGTCCAACGCACCAGCACGAGCCGCCGCGGACAACGCGTCCGGGAAGTCCACACCAGTAGCGACGAACACCCGATCCGCAGTACCAAACTCGGCAGCCACCGCAGCAGCAGTGCCATACCGGTTCGTACCCGCGACCCGCTCCACCGGCGCACCTGTCACAGCCGCAGCCTCGACCAGCACAGCATCCGAAACCGCGACCGGACCACCCAGCACCACCACCCGCTCCGGAGCCAGACGCTCCAGCTCAGCGATCGTGGAGTTCGGCAGCGCACCGTGCCGGGTCAGCAGCACTGGAGCATCCAACGAACCAGCCAGGGCCGAACCCGTCAACGCGTCCGGGTAGTCCAGACCAGTGGCCAAGAACACCACCTCGGCGCCCGCCTCATACGTCGAGGACACCGCCGCAGCCGTGCCATACCGGTTCCTACCTTCCCACCGCTCGACCTCAAAACCGGGCTCCGGCTCCTCCCCGGCCTCAACGACCAGGGTCACCGAGATCGACTCCAGCTCCTGCCCGGTGTCGGTGGTCACCTCCACCTGCGTGGTGTAGGTGCCCGCCTCCAGCCCGGCAGCGTCGGTGGTGAACGCGACGTCGACCGAGTCATCGGCCTCCACCGTGAACTCCTCCGGAGCCACCGTCAGCCAGTCCGCGTCGTGAGCCAGGCTCACCTCGGCGTCGGCGTCACCGGTGTTGGAGAAGGCCACCTCGGTCGTCTCCGAGCCACCGAACTCCACCGTGTGCTCCACCGTGGTCGGCTCGACCTCGATCACGCCCACCGGGGGCTCGGTGTCATCGGTGACGGTCATCGTGACCGGGATGTCGTCGACGGACTGGGGGGTGTTGCTCCGCACCCGGATGGCTGCGGAGTAGGTGCCCAGGTCCAGACCGGTGGAGTCGGTGGTGACCGTCACCTCGACGGAGTCACCGGCCTCCACGGTGAAGGTCTGGGGGTCCAGGTCCAGCCACTCGACATCGGTCGTGGTGACACAGTCGTCCCAGCCGGGCAGGCGCTCGGCGTTGGCGACCGGCGTGAATCCGCCGGTGGAGCCGCCGACCTTGACGATCCCGCAGGCGATGTCACCTCGGTAGACCGGCGTCCCGGCCGGAGCCAGCGTGGTCCACTGCCCGCCGTCAAAGGCGTAGGTGGCGTTGCTGACCGCACCCGCGCCCGCTCCCTGGACACCGCCCTGGACCACGAACATACCGTTGGCCGTCGTGGCACCGGCGGCCCAGTGCGGGGCCGGGGCGTTCTCCGCCGGGCTCCAGGCATCCGCGCCCACGTCGTAGACGTAGGTGGAGGCAATGCCGCCGGAGCCGGGGTTACCTCCGGAGCAGACCAGCTCGCCCTCGACCGCGCCGCACACCGCGAACGCGGCGCCCGTCGGGTAGTTGGCGAGGCTCTCCCAGGTGTCCGACGCCACGTCGTAGGCCATCGTGACGTTGCTCATCGGGGTGCAGTCGTTGGTGGAGCACCCACCGACGACGTACATGACCCCGTCGATCACCGCGGTCCCCGAGGCGGAGACCGCGGTCGGGGCCGAGGCCACCTGGGTCCAGGAGTTGGCACCCGCGTCGTAGACGAAGGTGTCGGTGGTGGTGGCGCTCGCCACCCAGCCGCCGCTGACGACGATCTGGTCCCCGACGGCCTCCGCGTTCATCGCCGAGGTCGCCTGCGGCAACGGCGCGGCAGCCTGCCAGGTCTGCGTGTCGGCGTCGAACCGGTTGACGTCCGCGAAGGCCGCGGTCCCGGTCGTTCCGCCCAGCACGTAGGCCTCACCCTCGAGGTTGACCATCCGGTTGTCCATCACGACCCGCGGGTAGTTCGGCAGCGACTCCCAGGTGTCGTTCGGGGCCAGGACGCCCTCATCGAGGGTGCCCACCGCGGCCTCGTCGTCCGCGAAGGCAGCGAAGCTGGTCGGGACGTCCAGCAGGACCGGCTCCAGGTCGGCGCCCTGGGCGGCCGGTGCCGTGTAGCCACCGTCCCGCTCCAGCAGCTCGACCTCGACGGTGCTGGTGCCCTCGTTGGTGATGGTCAGGGTGTGCTCCTCGACCTCGTCTGGACCCTGCGTCGAGTTGATCTCGGTCGGGTCCACGACGATCAGGCCCGAACCGAGGACGAAGTCCGCGCGCACGACGTCGCCGTCGACGACGGTCACGTCCTGCGACTGGGTCTCGTAGTTGGTGGCCGAGGCCTGGAAGGTGTTCTCCCCCGTGGTGTTGGAGAAGATCCAGTAGAACCCGTCGTCGAGGTTGTCGTCAGCCGGCGTCGCCGCCGTCAGGCCGCTCTGGTCCTCCTCGTCCACGTTGGTCACCGTGGCGCCCACGATGCCCTCGCCAGCACCGTCATAGACGTTGCCGACGACATAACCGCCTTCACCGGCGGGGACGCAGGAACGCTCGCCGACGAAGACGTCGTCGATCTGCCACCACCAGCCCCAGGTGCCCTGGTAGGTGAACCCGACGCGCACGTCGCTCTCTCCAGCCGCCATGGGCAGCTGGAGCATCTCCTCGCGCGGACCCCTGCGAGAGGCGGTCCACTGCTCGACGTCCTCCCAGGTCTCCCCACCGTCCAGGCTGACCCGGACGGTCGCACTGTCGTTGGTGAACCGGTAGTAGTCGGATTTGAAACCGACCGCCGGAGATTCATTGTCGGACATGTCGACCGACGGGGTCGCCAGAGTGGTGTTCTGGGTCTGTCCACTGCCGTAGGCGTCGGAGTTGACCACGGCGAAGCCACCCTCGCCACCGGTGAGGTTGCCCCGGTTGCCCGGGTCGTCGAAGCGCCATACCTGGCCGTTGCCCTGGTGGTCGATCACGTCCCAGCCCTCGGGCGCGCTCTCCTCGTCAAAAGTCTCCCAGACGCCGTCGGTGGTGATGTGGTAGCCGGGGGCCGTGCAGGTCACTGCGTCGACCGGGACTGCAAAATTCTCCGTCGCGTCGCCGCTGACCGTGACCTCCCGTGAGGGGGTGGTGTACCCGGGGTACTGCACCTGCACGCTGAGCGTGTAGGTGGCGCCCGAGGGGATGTCCAGGGAGTACTCCCCCGTCTCGGGGTCTGAGTAGGTGGCCTCAGGCGTGCCGTCCACCGCAATCCGGGCGTACAGCGGGAAGCCGTAGCCGGACCCGTCGGTGACGACGCCGCTGAGGCTCGCCGTGTCTGCCGGGTCGAGCGCGATGTTGACCGTGGCGGTCTCATCAGCGACGACCGTCACCGTTTCCGTCTCGGTCTCGTAACCGAACGCGCTGACCGTCAGGTCGTACTCACCGGCCGACAGCATGGTGCTGAACGCACCCTCGCTGTTGGTGACCACGGTGCGGTCCATCGGCCCGACCACGTGCACCGAGGCGTTCGCGATCGCCGAGTCGTCGGTGCTGTCGGTCACCACACCGGCGAGCGTGCCGGCGCCATCGATCGGAGCCGCGTCCACCAGGGCGCGGGCGTCGAGGCGACCCTCACCGAAGACGTTGTTGTTCTCCGGGGTGCCGCCGCACTGCAGGTTCTCGGTGTCGATCGCGGTCCCGTCGAGCAGGTTCCGCGTTCCCTCGACATCGCCCCGCAGGGCCGGCGCAGCCGACCAGGCCAGGGCAACGGCACCCGCCACGTGCGGGGAGGCCATCGAGGTGCCGTTGTAGCTGGCGTAGCCGTTGCCGGGGATGGAGGAGCGGACCGCCGTGCCGGGGGCGGAGATGTCCGGCTTGATGGTGCCGTCCTCGCCGTAGCCGCGGCCCGAGCCGGGGTTGATGGTGTGACTACTGGTGTGATTGCCCACCGAGTAGGAGATGGCCAGGCTGCCCGGTGCTCCGGAGCTCTGGCAGCCCAGGGCGCCGGAGTTGCCGTTGGCGAAGACGCCGAACTGGCCGGAGGCCGCCCAGGCCTCGATGACATCCGCCATGAACGGGTCGTTCGACGGCTGGGTCGTGCCCCAGGAGTTGTTGATGATGTGCGGGCGCATGCTGACGTCAGGGTTCTGACCGCTCAGGTCGGTCGGGGCCAGCATCCACTGACCCGATGACAGGAGGGCCGCGTCCGAGGGGCAGCAGCCGTTGGCCGCGATCCACTTGGCCCCCGGCGCCACACCGATCTGGTTGTCGCCGCCGTCGTCACCCACCATCGTGCCGGTGACGTGGGTGCCGTGCCCATTGGTGTCAGCGGGGACGCTGGGAGAGGTCCCCGCCGCGTCGAACCAGCTGTAGTTGTGGTCCGCTGTGCCGGTCTCGGCGTCCCAGCCGCGGTACTGCTCCTTCAATGCCGGGTGGTCCCACTGGGCGCCGGTGTCGATCGAGGCGACGACGATGTCCTCACCCTCGAAGCCGTCCGCCCACACCTCGGGTGCCTTGACGTCGTTGACGCCCCACTCGACCGCGTTCGGCGCCTTCTCCGGCACCGTGGGGACGATCTCGGGGATCTCGATCTGCATGGTCGGATAGATGCCCTCGACCCCCGCAGCGAGCGACATCGAGTTGACCAGGTCGGCGTCTGCGGCGCTGACCCGGATCGAGTTGGTCGCCCAGAAAGCCTCATAGTCCACCCCCTGGACGTCCAGGCTGGAGCGCAGCGTGTCCTGGCTGGACTCGGCGGTCGCCTGGAGAGCGTCCACCACCGCCTGCCCGCGCGCGTTCCAGTCCGAGATCGCAGCGAACTGCGACATGTCCGGCCGCTCGGCGAACCGGACCCAGACGTCCGCCCGCCCCTCGGCCTGCAGCTCGGCGCTCACATCGGCATCGATGGAGCCTCCTGAGCCATTCCCGTCAGGGGTGGGTGCTGCCGCAGCGGGCAACCCTGCCATCCCCGAGGTCACTAACGACGCGGCGGCCAGTGTGGCCCACCAACGCCGTCGACCCGAATGTTCCATGAACAGTCCTCTCCGTTGAGAAAGGGCGGCCGACACGCCACCCACACTGTTGTGACACTAGGTTCAGCCACCGAGGGGGGCAATGGCTGTTCATGCACGAAACGTGCACAAACGAGGCAGTTGATGTACAAGACGTCGTCCGGGTCGGTTTCCGCACCGAGAACGGCCTGCTCAGGCCCCCAACCCCCCGGAGCAGCGATCGACTAAGACGTCCCGCAGGCGTGGGCCTCCAGCGCGGCGAGCCCGGCGAGGTCACCCTCACCCAGCTCGCTCTGGCCGTGGTGCCGGGCCGCCATCAGCTGTCCCGACTCCTGCGTGTGACCTAGCCCCAGGACGTGCAGCAGCTCGTGCACCAGCACGGCCTCCTCGTCCATCCCGCGGAACCAGCCGCGTGGCAGGTCGGTGTCGATGACGACGGTCCCGGTGACCGACCGGGCACCTCCCGGGCCGCTCACGTACGAGGGACCGCCGAGACCGGCGACCGGCCCGACCAGGTCCGGCACCTCCTCCTCGCTGGCCCAGCCGAGCAGCACCGGCCCAGGAGGCCGGTCGAAGAACTGCCTATCGTCGGTCTCGGCCACAACCTCGAAGGTGAAGCTGCTGGCCTCGTTGACGGTGGCGAGCGCGGAGGCGACCAGCTCTGCATACCCCTCCGGAGCACCCTGGGGGTTGACCTCTACCTCGATGATCGCTTCGCACGCCCAGGTGACGGGCGCCCCGCTCTGGCTGGTGGCGAGGTAGGAATAGCCCTCGCCGCCGGAGCCGGGGACACCGTCCAGCCGGTCATGGGTGAGCACGGTGCGGCGGACGTCGCCGAAATCGACGACCGGCGAGATGGCGATGACGCTGGTGATCACCAGGGCGAGCACGACCATGGTCGCGAGCACGCCCGCGCACCCCGATCTTGCTCGCCCTGCCACGGATCCGGCGCTGTCACTGACCGAGGTCGGCCAGCATGCTCTCAAAGTCGGTGATCTCGGGGTGCACGGCGGTCCCCGAGCGTCTCTGCGGGGTGGCGTGCGGGGCGAAGCCGGCGACCGAGCCGCTCTCGGACACGACCAGGTTCGCCAGCTCGGTGGCCGCGCGGGCGACCCGCCGGCCCAGCTGGTCGCTCTCGCCACCGCCGAAGTCCTCGGTAGCGGCGAACACGCCAGTCGGCACCACGATCGCGCGCAGGTAGGTGAACACCGGACGCAGGGCGTGGTCGAGGACCAGCGAGTGCCGGGCGGTGCCAGCCGTCGCGGCGATGATCACCGGCATCCCGGTCATCGAGTCCGGGTCCAGGACGTCGAGGAACATCTTGAACAGCCCGGAGTAGCTCGCGGTGAAGACCGGGGTGACCGCGATCACGCCGTCCGCGGCAGAGACGGCGTCCCGGGCGCGCGCCACGGCGGGGGTCGGCATGCCTGCCGTGGTCATGGTGGTAGCCAGGTCCTGCGCCAGCTCCCGCAGCTCGATGACCTCCACCTGCGCGGCCTCGCCGCGGGCGGACACCTGGGAGGTGACCGCGTCGGCGATCCGGTCGGCGAGCAGCCGGGTGGAGCTGGGCTGGGACAGGCCTGCGGTGATGACGACGATCCTGCGGCTCATCGTGTCCTTTCGGGTCTGCTGGGGTGGTCGTGGAGCGGGACAGCCAGGTGGCTCAGGCGCTCACGCGGGTGGCGGCGCGCTCGGCCGCCGGAACGGCGGGGGCCACCAGGTGGTGCTTGGCCTCCGGGCCGGCCGCGACCAGGGAGGCGTGCGTGGGCGGGTCGCTGGGGACGTGTGCGGGCCGGCGGGCCTCGAACTGCGTGCGGAGCACGGGCACGACCTCCCGGCCGAGGATCTCCAACTGCTCGAGGACCATCGGCAGGGGCAACCCTGCGTGGTCCATGAGGAAGAGCTGGCGCTGGTAGTCACCGACCGCGTCGGCGAAGCCCAACGTGCGCTCGATGACCATCTCGGGGGTGCCGACGGTCAGCGGCGTGGCGTGGGTGAACTGCTCCAGGCTGGGCCCGTGACCGTAGACGGGGGCGTTGTCGAAGTACGGGCGGAAGACCCTCTTGGCCTGCGCCTCGGTCTCGGCCATGAACGCCTGCCCACCCAGCCCGACGATCGCCTGGTCGGCGGCGCCGTGGCCGTAGTGCTCGAAGCGTCGGCGGTAGAGCGCCACCATCTGGGCGGTGTGCTCCATGTTCCAGAAGATGTTGTTGTGGAAGAACCCGTCCCCGTAGTAGGCGGCCTGCTCGGCGATCTCGGTGGACCGGATCGAGCCGTGCCAGACGAAGGGCGGGGTCCCGTCAAGGGGGCGCGGGGTGGCGGTGAAGCCCTGCAGTGGGGTGCGGAACTTGCCCTGCCAGTCCACTGCCTCCTCGCGCCACAGCCGGCGCAGCAGGTGGTAGTTCTCCACGGCCAGCGGGATGCCTTGCCGGATGTCCTTGCCGAACCACGGGTAGACCGGGCCGGTGTTGCCGCGGCCCATCATCAGGTCGACGCGGCCCTTGGCCACGTGCTGGAGGACGGCGTAGTCCTCCGCGATGCGCACCGGGTCGGTGGTGGTGATCAGGGTGGTGGCGGTGGACAGGATCAACCGCTCGGTCTGCGCGGCGATGAAGCCCAGGTGGGTGGTGGGCGAGGACACGGTGAACGGCGGGTTGTGGTGCTGCCCGGTCGCGAAGACGTCGAGGCCGACCTCTTCCGCCTTGAGGGCGATCTGGGTGATCGCGTCGATGCGCTCGCCGTCGGTCGGAGTGCGTCCCGTGGTGGGGTCCGTGGTCACGTCGCCGACGGTGAAGATCCCGAACTGCATGGCTGCTCCGGCCTCTCGTAAGTAGTTGATGTGTCAACTAGGCTAACAGGTGGTCGAGCTCCCCTATTCCAACCCCTGGTCTGCCGTGGTGTTCCCGACGCGTAGCGTCGACTCCATGTCGTCGTCAGTGCCAGGGCCCGCCCCGACGACCGCCGCGCCAGGCCGTGTGCGCACCTTTGAGCGGCCCGTCACCCACGCCGACCTGCTGGTCACGCTGGGCGGGTTCATCGCTTCCTCCGCCCTGGGCGGAGTGCTGATCACCGTGCTCATCCTGGCCGGTGTGGAGCCAGCCGCGGTGGTGACCGGCGGGATCCCGACGACGGTGGCGTTGTGGTTCCTGGCACTTTGGTACGGCCTGCGCGCACGGGGCTGGACGTGGGCCGACCTCGGCCTGGGTGGGCTGCCGGGCCTGCGCCGGTGGTGGTGGCAGGTCGCGCTGGCCTACCTCGGGGTGGTGCTCCTGGCCTCTCTGGTGGTCTCCCAGCTGTCGGCGCCCGGCGAGCAGCCGAACGTCATGGAGGGCGGGGTGCAGTTCGGGCCGGTCGCCATCGCGGCCATCTGGGTGGCCGTCGCCCTGGTCGGCCCCCTCGTCGAGGAGGTCATCTTCCGCAGGATCCTGCTGGGCTGGCTGGAGTCCCGGATCGGTCTGGTCCTGGCTGTGCTGGTCCAGGCGGTCCTCTTCGCCGTGATGCACGTGGTGCCTGCGGCAATGGTGCTGACCTTCCTCCTGGGCCTGACAGCGGCATTGCTGGCCCGACGGCATCACTCGCTGTGGCCGGCCGTGGCGCTGCACACACTGAACAACCTGATCGCCGTCTCGGTGCTCCTCGCGGCCCTGCGCTGAGGCTGCCACCGAGCAGCCTGGTCCGGGACGCACGCGTTCGCACCCCTTAGGAGCAGGCTTCGCGCAGGTGGCGCAGACCGGCCAGGTCGCCCGAGCCAAGCTGGGTCTGGCCCAGGCTGACCGGCTGCATGAGCTCACCGCCGGTGTCCGTGTGGCCCAGGCCGAGCACGTGGGCCAGCTCGTGGATGACGATCGCCTCCGCCACCGGGGTCGGGAGGCCGCCAAACAGCTCCGAGTCCAGCACCACCATCCCGCCGACGGCGACGCGGGGGCCACCGATCGAGCGTTGGGCGTGCACCGCGCCCCCGAGCCCGGCCGTCGGCCCACCCAGTGCGGGCACCTCGTCCGCGTCCGCGAAACCGAGCAGCACCGGCCCGGCGCCCCGGTTGACGAAGGTGCGGTCGTCCGTCTCGCCCACCACCTCGAAGGTGAACCCACTGGCGTCGTTGATGCGCGTCACGGTGGAGGCCACCAGATCGGCATACCCCTCCGGCGCGCCCTGCGGGTTCACCTCCATCGGGATCGTGCCCTCGCACGGCCAGGTGACGGGCGAGACCCCGTCCGGCTGGGTCACCGCAAAGGTGTAACCCTCCCCGCCCGAGCCCGGCTCGCCGTCCATGCCGTCACTGAAGGCCCGGTCGGCCAGGCCGGTGTCGTTCGTCAACCGATCCAGCAGGGAGCGTGCCTCGGGCAGCAGCTGCGGGGCGAAGAGGTAGGCCGAGATCGCCCCCATCGCCAGGACCAGCAGCAGCGTCAACAGCCCGGAGCAGCCCCCGGACCTGCGGGCCGGTCGGGGCGCGGCGGCGACGGGTGTGCCCAGGCCGTAGCGGCGGTCGAGGTCGTCGAGCTCGCGCAGCTGGCGCTCGATCTCGCGGACACGCCTGCGCCTCGCCCGCTCCTCCTGCCAGCTCACCGCGCCATCCTGCCGCACCTGGCTGGACGCGCCGTCCAGCCAGGTCAGCCGGGCAGGATGGTTACCCCAGCAGGTGAGCCATCTGCTTGGCGACCAGGTCGGTGGCCCGCTGGGGTGCCAGACGCGAGAGCCGGTCCAGCATGGCGGCGTCCCGGCCCACGATCACCCGGTACTGGCCCTTTTTCACCGCGTCCTCGACAATCTTGCGGGCGGCGTCGCGGGCCGGCATGGTGCGATGCTTGGCGTCCTTGGCGCCATCCTCGACGCCCTGGAGGGCCGCCTCCTCCGGGCTGGTCCTGCCCGGCACGCGGACCCCGGAGTTGCTGGTGATCTCGGTCTCGATGGCGCCGGGAAAGACGATGGTGACGGCCACGGGGGTCTGGCGCAGCTCGGCGTACAGGCCCTCGGTGAGCAGCTTGACGGCGGCCTTGCTCGCGCCGTACATCGTCTGGCCCGGCACCGGGGCGAAGCCGCCCATGCTGGAGACGTTGACCAGGCAGGCCTCCGGCCGCTCGACCAGGTGCGGCAGGAACGCCTTGCTGGTGTGCACCACGCCCCAGAGGTTGACGCCCAGGACCCGCTCCATCTGCTCGTAGGACAGGTCGGCAAAGGGGACGAACTCCTGGATGATCCCGGCGACGTTGAGCAGCCCGTCGATGTGGCCGTGCGCCTGCAGCACCTGCTCGGGCAGCGACTCGACGGACCGGCGCTCGGTGATGTCGAGGGTATGCAGCGTGAGCCGCTCCCCCACCCGGACCCGCCGTCCCAGGTCGACGAGAGACTCCTCGCGCAGGTCGACCGCGGCCACCCGACCACCCCGCCTGAGAAGGTCCAGGACCACCTCCCGCCCGATGCCGTTGCCCGCTCCGGTGACGACGAAGACCTTGTTCTGCACCTGCATGACCGTGCTCCTCGTGAGGTGTGTCGGTGGCTCCAGCCTACTACTACGTGCTGTCAGATTCGCCGCCGGCAGGGCCTTCGAGCGGGTCCGCGCGGCCGAACGGCTGCACCGTCTGGCGGGTCTGTCCGCACCCCGGCCCCGGGGTCGGCACCATGCTCCAGGGACGGCCAGGGGGCCTCGCCGCCGCCGCCGGGCGAGGTCAAATAGGACACC is a window encoding:
- a CDS encoding FMN reductase, which codes for MSRRIVVITAGLSQPSSTRLLADRIADAVTSQVSARGEAAQVEVIELRELAQDLATTMTTAGMPTPAVARARDAVSAADGVIAVTPVFTASYSGLFKMFLDVLDPDSMTGMPVIIAATAGTARHSLVLDHALRPVFTYLRAIVVPTGVFAATEDFGGGESDQLGRRVARAATELANLVVSESGSVAGFAPHATPQRRSGTAVHPEITDFESMLADLGQ
- a CDS encoding NAD(P)H-hydrate dehydratase codes for the protein MSRPAPEVVTPHLLRGWPLPELKADKESRGRVLIVGGSRYNPGGALLAAEAALRVGAGKVQVVTTESTATALAVALPETMVRGVSEDSTGQLTLEAADIAVELAQECEAVLIGPGLGDPESARALTARILPGLQTSVVLDALALVAVTEDPSCLEHLQGRAVLTPNLTELARTLGWEDAKVEADPREAALRLAARTGVCISSGGVVTWTAHPDGRSWAGAVGGPGLGTSGSGDVKAGAVTGLCGRGAEPSQAAVWGSHLHGSAGDRLTAELGPAGFLARELTLQIPRVLAELDT
- a CDS encoding SDR family NAD(P)-dependent oxidoreductase, translating into MQVQNKVFVVTGAGNGIGREVVLDLLRRGGRVAAVDLREESLVDLGRRVRVGERLTLHTLDITERRSVESLPEQVLQAHGHIDGLLNVAGIIQEFVPFADLSYEQMERVLGVNLWGVVHTSKAFLPHLVERPEACLVNVSSMGGFAPVPGQTMYGASKAAVKLLTEGLYAELRQTPVAVTIVFPGAIETEITSNSGVRVPGRTSPEEAALQGVEDGAKDAKHRTMPARDAARKIVEDAVKKGQYRVIVGRDAAMLDRLSRLAPQRATDLVAKQMAHLLG
- a CDS encoding matrixin family metalloprotease, encoding MLATMVVLALVITSVIAISPVVDFGDVRRTVLTHDRLDGVPGSGGEGYSYLATSQSGAPVTWACEAIIEVEVNPQGAPEGYAELVASALATVNEASSFTFEVVAETDDRQFFDRPPGPVLLGWASEEEVPDLVGPVAGLGGPSYVSGPGGARSVTGTVVIDTDLPRGWFRGMDEEAVLVHELLHVLGLGHTQESGQLMAARHHGQSELGEGDLAGLAALEAHACGTS
- a CDS encoding CPBP family intramembrane glutamic endopeptidase, with product MSSSVPGPAPTTAAPGRVRTFERPVTHADLLVTLGGFIASSALGGVLITVLILAGVEPAAVVTGGIPTTVALWFLALWYGLRARGWTWADLGLGGLPGLRRWWWQVALAYLGVVLLASLVVSQLSAPGEQPNVMEGGVQFGPVAIAAIWVAVALVGPLVEEVIFRRILLGWLESRIGLVLAVLVQAVLFAVMHVVPAAMVLTFLLGLTAALLARRHHSLWPAVALHTLNNLIAVSVLLAALR
- a CDS encoding cell wall-binding repeat-containing protein, producing the protein MSAELQAEGRADVWVRFAERPDMSQFAAISDWNARGQAVVDALQATAESSQDTLRSSLDVQGVDYEAFWATNSIRVSAADADLVNSMSLAAGVEGIYPTMQIEIPEIVPTVPEKAPNAVEWGVNDVKAPEVWADGFEGEDIVVASIDTGAQWDHPALKEQYRGWDAETGTADHNYSWFDAAGTSPSVPADTNGHGTHVTGTMVGDDGGDNQIGVAPGAKWIAANGCCPSDAALLSSGQWMLAPTDLSGQNPDVSMRPHIINNSWGTTQPSNDPFMADVIEAWAASGQFGVFANGNSGALGCQSSGAPGSLAISYSVGNHTSSHTINPGSGRGYGEDGTIKPDISAPGTAVRSSIPGNGYASYNGTSMASPHVAGAVALAWSAAPALRGDVEGTRNLLDGTAIDTENLQCGGTPENNNVFGEGRLDARALVDAAPIDGAGTLAGVVTDSTDDSAIANASVHVVGPMDRTVVTNSEGAFSTMLSAGEYDLTVSAFGYETETETVTVVADETATVNIALDPADTASLSGVVTDGSGYGFPLYARIAVDGTPEATYSDPETGEYSLDIPSGATYTLSVQVQYPGYTTPSREVTVSGDATENFAVPVDAVTCTAPGYHITTDGVWETFDEESAPEGWDVIDHQGNGQVWRFDDPGNRGNLTGGEGGFAVVNSDAYGSGQTQNTTLATPSVDMSDNESPAVGFKSDYYRFTNDSATVRVSLDGGETWEDVEQWTASRRGPREEMLQLPMAAGESDVRVGFTYQGTWGWWWQIDDVFVGERSCVPAGEGGYVVGNVYDGAGEGIVGATVTNVDEEDQSGLTAATPADDNLDDGFYWIFSNTTGENTFQASATNYETQSQDVTVVDGDVVRADFVLGSGLIVVDPTEINSTQGPDEVEEHTLTITNEGTSTVEVELLERDGGYTAPAAQGADLEPVLLDVPTSFAAFADDEAAVGTLDEGVLAPNDTWESLPNYPRVVMDNRMVNLEGEAYVLGGTTGTAAFADVNRFDADTQTWQAAAPLPQATSAMNAEAVGDQIVVSGGWVASATTTDTFVYDAGANSWTQVASAPTAVSASGTAVIDGVMYVVGGCSTNDCTPMSNVTMAYDVASDTWESLANYPTGAAFAVCGAVEGELVCSGGNPGSGGIASTYVYDVGADAWSPAENAPAPHWAAGATTANGMFVVQGGVQGAGAGAVSNATYAFDGGQWTTLAPAGTPVYRGDIACGIVKVGGSTGGFTPVANAERLPGWDDCVTTTDVEWLDLDPQTFTVEAGDSVEVTVTTDSTGLDLGTYSAAIRVRSNTPQSVDDIPVTMTVTDDTEPPVGVIEVEPTTVEHTVEFGGSETTEVAFSNTGDADAEVSLAHDADWLTVAPEEFTVEADDSVDVAFTTDAAGLEAGTYTTQVEVTTDTGQELESISVTLVVEAGEEPEPGFEVERWEGRNRYGTAAAVSSTYEAGAEVVFLATGLDYPDALTGSALAGSLDAPVLLTRHGALPNSTIAELERLAPERVVVLGGPVAVSDAVLVEAAAVTGAPVERVAGTNRYGTAAAVAAEFGTADRVFVATGVDFPDALSAAARAGALDYPVLLVRRTEIPSATAAALDALAPSQITVLGAEGAVDQSVVRELRQWAPTTRTGGLNRWITSARLFAEVASADTVYLASGQNWPDALAGGAKAGSDHEPLLITRHDGLPGAIERALERLWPEKVVVLGGTDAVADKVIEELEDLLGRD
- a CDS encoding LLM class flavin-dependent oxidoreductase, which codes for MQFGIFTVGDVTTDPTTGRTPTDGERIDAITQIALKAEEVGLDVFATGQHHNPPFTVSSPTTHLGFIAAQTERLILSTATTLITTTDPVRIAEDYAVLQHVAKGRVDLMMGRGNTGPVYPWFGKDIRQGIPLAVENYHLLRRLWREEAVDWQGKFRTPLQGFTATPRPLDGTPPFVWHGSIRSTEIAEQAAYYGDGFFHNNIFWNMEHTAQMVALYRRRFEHYGHGAADQAIVGLGGQAFMAETEAQAKRVFRPYFDNAPVYGHGPSLEQFTHATPLTVGTPEMVIERTLGFADAVGDYQRQLFLMDHAGLPLPMVLEQLEILGREVVPVLRTQFEARRPAHVPSDPPTHASLVAAGPEAKHHLVAPAVPAAERAATRVSA